One Bacteroidales bacterium DNA segment encodes these proteins:
- a CDS encoding ATP-binding cassette domain-containing protein: MSEEILKALMQLFAIIAKQDDGVETNEREYVLNFLTQQLNDEAINEYIALFDKKAGFTGDSSNEKTGERKLTSVKDSVRILGLCKKINKTLTQKQKIIVLVRLFELVNADRKFSEQRMAIINTVADVFKISREEYQSIETYVINDDIDKLDNPNILIINDRENQCTECKHIQSEALEGNIFILHIRSVDLYFLRYTGEEELYLNGLPLNNRRIYLFAHGGSIKLPKGKPVYYSDVVAHYLADKTSLKLSYVAENIGYQFDNGAVGLRDINFSENQGKLVGIMGASGAGKTTLLNVMVGLNRPTSGEIRLNGINLHEDEDKLKGVIGYIPQDDLLIEELTVFQNLYYNARLVFNDKSEDEIKELVDKTLANLGLSDIKHLKVGSPLNKLISGGQRKRLNIALELIREPAVLFVDEPTSGLSSRDSENVMDLLRELTLKGKLIFVVIHQPSSEIYKMFDNMIILDEGGYMVYYGNPVESVIYFKKMDAQVNSDVGECPTCGNVNPELIFNIMEARVVDEYGQYTNTRKIPPKKWEEKLYDNVKIEKVSEVEEEPPSTTNLPSWITQFKIYTIRDFLSKISNKQYVALNLLEAPVLGFILSYIIRYIPDPSSNDYIFRLNENIPIFIFMAIIVALFLGLTVSAEEIFRDRKILSREQFLNLSKSSYLSSKVLILLLISAIQSILFVVIANSILEIRGMYFEYWFVLFITAVSANMLGLNISASFNSAVTIYIIIPLLMIPMMILSGAMFPFDKLNRSISSIEKVPMIAEIMPTKWSYEALMVNQYKNNEFEQYFYDLKKQESQANFKQVYYIPEIEKSLEYVENHLKAGSEPENMEKFRDELSLLRNELEEEAERTGVSFQSVSRVRADSINREVLADIKDFIGALEKHYQQEFDQANKKLDNIRSYLTENKPEVYRKIKDNHFNESVSDQVKKVFEKNKIIRYKNELIQHIDPIYHDPEVEGFLNFRAHFFAPRKHFMGNFFSTYWFNIGIIVLMAAILYAALYYNLLYKLLNLPQKMKLKQIIFRKT, from the coding sequence ATGAGTGAAGAGATTCTGAAAGCATTAATGCAGTTATTTGCCATCATCGCCAAACAGGATGATGGGGTGGAGACCAACGAGCGAGAGTATGTGCTGAATTTTTTAACGCAACAGCTCAATGACGAAGCCATCAACGAATACATTGCATTATTTGATAAAAAGGCCGGTTTCACCGGTGATTCATCCAATGAAAAAACAGGGGAAAGAAAACTCACTTCTGTAAAGGATTCGGTGAGAATTCTCGGATTGTGCAAGAAAATCAACAAAACCCTTACACAAAAACAAAAGATCATTGTTCTGGTACGGCTGTTTGAGCTGGTCAATGCCGACAGGAAATTTTCCGAACAGCGCATGGCCATTATCAATACGGTGGCCGATGTATTTAAGATCAGCAGGGAAGAGTACCAGAGCATTGAAACTTATGTGATAAATGACGACATTGATAAGCTGGACAACCCAAATATATTGATCATCAATGACAGGGAAAATCAATGCACGGAATGCAAACACATTCAATCCGAAGCACTTGAAGGCAATATATTCATCCTGCACATCCGAAGCGTTGATCTTTATTTTCTCCGGTATACAGGCGAAGAAGAACTGTATCTGAACGGTCTTCCTTTGAACAACAGGAGAATCTATCTTTTCGCTCATGGCGGATCTATTAAGCTTCCAAAAGGAAAGCCTGTCTATTACAGCGATGTTGTAGCCCATTACCTTGCCGATAAAACCTCGCTGAAACTTTCTTATGTTGCCGAAAACATAGGTTATCAATTTGACAACGGTGCAGTGGGCCTGAGAGACATAAACTTCTCGGAAAACCAGGGTAAGCTGGTGGGGATCATGGGGGCGAGCGGAGCCGGTAAGACAACATTGCTCAATGTTATGGTAGGACTAAACCGTCCCACCAGCGGTGAGATCCGTTTAAACGGGATCAACCTCCACGAGGATGAAGATAAGCTAAAGGGCGTAATTGGTTATATTCCTCAGGATGACCTGCTTATAGAAGAGCTTACCGTTTTCCAGAATCTCTACTATAATGCCAGGCTGGTTTTCAATGATAAAAGTGAAGACGAGATCAAGGAACTCGTTGATAAAACCCTGGCTAATCTGGGTCTTTCTGATATCAAGCACCTCAAGGTCGGATCACCATTAAACAAGCTGATTAGTGGCGGACAAAGGAAAAGGCTTAACATCGCACTGGAGCTGATCAGAGAACCGGCAGTACTGTTTGTAGATGAGCCCACATCCGGCCTTTCCTCCAGGGATTCGGAGAATGTAATGGACCTGCTCCGTGAATTAACCCTGAAAGGGAAGCTCATTTTTGTGGTTATTCATCAGCCTTCATCCGAGATCTACAAAATGTTCGACAATATGATCATTTTGGATGAAGGAGGGTATATGGTGTATTACGGCAATCCTGTGGAAAGCGTTATATACTTTAAGAAGATGGATGCCCAGGTCAACAGCGATGTGGGTGAGTGCCCTACCTGTGGTAATGTCAATCCTGAGCTCATTTTCAATATTATGGAAGCCCGGGTGGTGGATGAGTACGGACAATACACCAATACACGTAAGATACCTCCGAAGAAGTGGGAAGAAAAACTCTACGACAATGTGAAAATAGAAAAAGTTTCTGAAGTTGAAGAAGAGCCTCCTTCGACCACCAATCTTCCTTCCTGGATCACCCAGTTCAAGATCTATACGATCAGGGATTTCCTTTCCAAGATCAGCAACAAACAATATGTGGCCCTTAACTTGCTGGAAGCTCCCGTTCTGGGCTTTATCCTTTCCTATATCATACGATATATCCCCGATCCCAGCTCCAATGATTACATATTCCGCCTTAATGAAAATATCCCCATTTTCATTTTCATGGCCATTATCGTAGCCCTTTTCCTGGGTTTAACCGTTAGTGCCGAGGAAATATTCCGCGACCGTAAGATACTCAGCAGGGAGCAATTTTTGAATCTGAGCAAATCCAGTTACCTTTCTTCCAAAGTGCTTATATTATTGCTCATATCAGCCATTCAGTCCATTCTGTTTGTTGTCATAGCCAACAGCATTCTGGAAATAAGGGGTATGTACTTTGAGTACTGGTTTGTGCTTTTCATCACTGCTGTCTCTGCCAATATGCTGGGGCTGAATATTTCGGCAAGCTTTAACTCGGCAGTTACCATTTATATTATCATCCCGTTACTCATGATACCCATGATGATTTTAAGCGGTGCCATGTTCCCCTTTGACAAGCTGAACCGCTCCATCAGCAGCATAGAAAAGGTGCCCATGATTGCCGAAATTATGCCTACCAAATGGTCATACGAGGCCTTGATGGTGAATCAATACAAAAACAATGAATTTGAACAATATTTCTACGATCTTAAAAAACAGGAAAGCCAGGCCAACTTTAAACAGGTGTACTACATACCCGAGATTGAAAAAAGCCTGGAATATGTTGAAAACCATCTTAAAGCCGGCAGTGAACCGGAAAATATGGAAAAATTCAGGGATGAGCTGAGTCTGTTGCGCAACGAGCTGGAAGAAGAAGCGGAAAGAACCGGGGTCAGCTTTCAGTCGGTCAGCCGTGTAAGAGCAGACAGCATTAACCGGGAGGTCCTGGCAGATATCAAGGACTTTATCGGAGCACTCGAAAAACATTACCAGCAGGAGTTCGATCAGGCCAATAAAAAGCTGGATAACATCAGGAGTTATCTCACGGAAAACAAACCCGAAGTTTACCGGAAAATAAAAGACAACCACTTTAATGAAAGCGTCTCCGATCAAGTTAAAAAAGTCTTTGAAAAGAATAAGATCATCCGCTACAAAAACGAACTCATTCAACATATTGATCCGATATATCATGATCCGGAGGTTGAAGGGTTTCTCAACTTCAGGGCCCACTTTTTTGCTCCCAGAAAGCATTTTATGGGCAATTTTTTCAGCACCTACTGGTTCAATATAGGCATCATTGTGCTGATGGCCGCCATACTTTATGCGGCGCTTTACTACAATTTGCTATATAAACTTCTTAATTTGCCCCAAAAAATGAAACTGAAACAAATAATCTTTCGTAAAACATAA
- a CDS encoding DUF1987 domain-containing protein — protein sequence MEVIKIKGTDDTPSIVLDKDNEIFEISGRSLPEDVSTFYEPILNWLDEYAQDPNSKTVFSFKLVYFNTASSKLLLDILMKLEGLHENGNEVLVKWYYPEDDEDMQEAGEEYADIVDIPFEQISYVL from the coding sequence ATGGAAGTTATTAAGATAAAAGGAACCGACGATACCCCAAGTATTGTTTTGGACAAAGACAACGAAATTTTTGAAATCTCCGGCAGGTCGCTTCCGGAAGATGTGTCCACATTTTATGAGCCCATATTGAACTGGTTGGATGAATATGCTCAAGATCCCAATTCCAAAACCGTTTTTTCATTTAAACTGGTTTATTTCAATACGGCATCTTCCAAGCTGCTCCTGGACATATTGATGAAACTTGAAGGGCTCCACGAAAATGGAAACGAGGTGCTCGTCAAATGGTATTATCCGGAAGACGATGAAGACATGCAGGAAGCAGGCGAAGAATACGCAGATATCGTGGATATTCCGTTTGAGCAGATAAGTTACGTATTGTAA
- a CDS encoding SiaB family protein kinase, with protein sequence MDKHNVKGFLEFVYDFYRSMKAHEITLVYEGEITHQITKAFTSLTESNMAKEDESDTVQKKVFHVMVECLQNISKHADTFGSDDYLFAGRGIFMVSKGNEDYHVTTGNVIENRKIDELTDMLEEINTLDKEGLKQLYKKQMREGRLSDKGGAGLGFIDIVRKTGNKLEYHFLPIDETNSFFLLSSSVSRINE encoded by the coding sequence ATGGACAAACATAATGTTAAAGGCTTTCTGGAATTTGTATACGATTTTTATCGTTCGATGAAGGCCCATGAAATCACCCTGGTTTATGAAGGTGAGATCACTCACCAGATAACCAAAGCTTTTACCTCCCTCACGGAATCCAACATGGCCAAAGAGGATGAGTCCGACACAGTTCAAAAGAAGGTCTTTCATGTGATGGTCGAATGTTTGCAGAACATCAGCAAGCATGCGGACACCTTTGGATCTGATGACTATCTTTTTGCCGGGAGGGGAATTTTTATGGTTAGTAAAGGCAATGAAGACTATCATGTAACCACAGGCAATGTCATCGAAAACCGAAAGATCGACGAGTTAACGGATATGCTCGAAGAAATTAACACGCTTGACAAAGAAGGCCTTAAACAACTTTATAAAAAGCAAATGAGGGAAGGCCGTTTGTCTGACAAAGGTGGTGCAGGTCTTGGATTTATTGATATTGTCAGAAAAACAGGAAATAAACTGGAGTATCATTTTCTGCCCATTGATGAGACAAACTCCTTTTTCCTTCTTTCATCATCAGTTTCTAGAATCAACGAATAA